One genomic segment of Sanyastnella coralliicola includes these proteins:
- the ytxJ gene encoding bacillithiol system redox-active protein YtxJ — MASIQWQHLESDRDLDQAIQRSHELPVVLFKHSTRCSVSSFALRVFEQQYGYESGQIEPYFLDLIRHRDLSNRIAKELAVHHESPQMIVVKDGMAVYDTSHSQINAEVLKNYL; from the coding sequence ATGGCGTCAATCCAGTGGCAACATCTCGAAAGCGATCGCGACCTTGATCAAGCGATCCAGCGTTCTCACGAACTTCCGGTGGTTCTATTTAAACATAGCACCCGTTGTTCAGTAAGCTCATTCGCCCTGCGTGTGTTCGAACAGCAATATGGTTATGAGTCAGGACAAATTGAACCTTACTTCTTAGACTTGATCCGTCACCGAGATCTTTCAAATCGTATTGCCAAGGAATTAGCGGTGCATCATGAATCGCCACAGATGATTGTGGTGAAAGATGGAATGGCTGTTTACGATACGTCACATAGCCAGATCAATGCGGAAGTATTGAAGAATTACCTTTAG